The Oryza brachyantha chromosome 6, ObraRS2, whole genome shotgun sequence region TTATCAAATCTCAATAGAATTATTCCCTACTTTATGTATTTCCAATGCATTTATTCCTTAATTCACAAACACTAATGCAATGATTACTcgaaaatgaacttattttgggacaagctagaatgataaaaattgatcttattttgggacagatgtAGTATTTTGGTATACACCTAAGACAAATAATATGGCATGACAATTGactaaaaaccaaacaaatgaCTAATAATTTAGCATTGcaggtttttgtttttgtttggttgagtTTGGCTACAAATCAAACACACCCTCCATGGgacctaaatttttacatattgtATACATTGGCGTGCAATAGAAGAAAAACATGTAACAAATAGTTTCCACAGTGAACAATGAATACCTGAGGTGCTTCACCAACATTCCAACTAGTTGAATTCAACTCTTTCATCGAGAACTCCACACCATGCTGAGGGCGCATAACCTTAGCAATCATTAAATTTAATGCAAGCATTAGCtgtgaaaaaaatgtaaacaatactgaaagaagaaaagagcaaaaaaaaaaacaagagaacaTTATAAGTAATCACAGAAAGAAACTACTTAATCGAAATTAACCTGTGTGGTTCATGTATGAATTCTATAAACACATGCAAGAAATTTTACATGCCACTGTAATAACCAGTTTCGACTAGGAATAAGATGACAGGGAGCAAAGGCTTTTAAGGCCAAGGATGTTCTCTATATTTCCAAAATGGCAATTGTTTTGAATAGAATGTTTTCCAGTTTtagaataaactataatacCTCGAGTAAGAAGATTGAAATTCCATCATGACTCACCCCatcaaacaaatattaatGCATTAGCATCTTCATCTTAAGAATGATATCAAACGAAAGTAGAATAAAGTTGCAAATGATTTAACAGGCATGACAAggcaaatatttttcaatcaGTTCTGGAAGATGAAGCATAAATTAGCAGACAAAATGATGAGCACAGATGTCATCCCCAAACTTCAAATTATGGGTCAAAACAGGTAGACTACACTTCTAAGCTAAGCAGGAATTTACTAGACTTCCAAGAAGATAAAGTTTTCTCTAAAATGCAGAATACAAATATTAACctccaaattattttctcaGATACGTTTTCTGCAATAGGAATACAAGAAAATGCATTGCTAACAACTGTATAGAATTCAATGTTCAAAACAATTCATACCATTGGGCCAGCAACTTCATCAGCTTTTTCTTTGCCATATAATTGTTCCACCAAAACAACAGAATACTCCATGGCTGTTCCTGGTCCACGACTGGTCACACAGTTCCCATCAATCTGCACCCTTGATTCTACAGCATTCACCTCTGAAGGAAGTTTATCCATAAATGAAGGATAACAAGTTGCCTGTCATAAAAGGTAAAATAAGCTTCTAAGAACTGAAAAGTAATAATATTGTGCACGCAAGAACCAATTATTGGTGGAAACACCACCTTCAATCCGTTGAGCAAACCCCATGATCCTAGAGCAACAGCTGGTGCAGCACATATTGCAGCATAAAGCTTGCCCTTTCCTGCGTGCTTTTTAACCATATTCTCCAAAAGTTTGCAGTCTCTAAGATTGGAAGACCCTGGCATACCTCCCTGAACAAAACGCACCCCAAAAGGATCTAAATGTCAGATATAAACAGGAGAAAATCATGGACCAAACCACTTCCTTTTCCCGGACAGAATGAAAGCTCTTGGCCCCTTAGACATGTGTAGCAGAAAACAGAGCTTCAGGAGTCACAAATGAGTAGCATAACTGACAATAACAATCATGTACATGGTACAACAACAAATATTGAGGTATCAAGGAAGGAATGAATGTTGTAAAAATAGTAATCTGTTTAGCAAAGAAAATGCTGCGAAATCAGGACTGAGATCACAGTCAGTGACTTAGGTTACAGATAAAAATGTTATCGAGGacaaaaatcttaaaaaacaGTAAATCAATATTAGTCTTGAATTTTGTGCTTCTGGTTACTAGCTCAAGCAAACCATATACACATTTAACATTAGGTATCTTTAAATCTTAAGTGTTCCATATCTGAGAATGCCACACCAGCTATGTCATTGGTATActtaggttgtgttctttttctgatgaaaaatgaaagattatctgatttttttgatagctattaatagtataaatgataaaattaactaacatATAATTGAAAATCTACTATGCAAAGATAAGATGATTAACTTCTATAtagcaacttttttttaaaaaaaaaagcaccatTTAGCAATTTGCAGTTTGGAAAGTGTGTGCGCAAAAGCCAAGGAATAATCCGGGGCAACAGAACACAGCCTTAACCGTTTATAAAATCCGTTATAAACATGTTCCACCATAGAAAAATCGGATGCTAAATTAATGCTCCTGCTGCATTTATGACAGCTGGAGATGGCACATTCACATTCCGCATGGAGTACAGTTAAAACAAAGCTCCTCCTTGCCAGCAGCTTCTGAAAATAGTGGTATTTACCCTCCTAAATGAAGAAAGAACAGATAGAATTCAGTTGACAATTTGACATCCGAGTGGTTATAACCTTTTTATACTCTTAATACTTATATGGTGCACTGGTGATCTCATCCAATAACAAAATGCGCAATACATTGATGGTTTTATGACAATTTCACGGTAGCACAACAGAGCACTACTTCATGTGTAATTCACAAATTTGTGCTTAGGTCGGGCATAAATGATATTAAGGAAATGGGATTAGTTTCACTTTGTCAGCATTGGAAGCAACCCGAAGCCACCCAGTCCCCAGAAGAACATTTCACAACATGTACAGGTAAGACGGTGAcgagcggagcggagcggtGCGGGCGGGTGACTCACGGGGAGAGAGATGAGGTCGAACTCGGCATCggcgaggtcggcgaggagcgcgTCGGCGGCCAGCTTGACGCCCCAGGCAGCGGCGACCTGCGTAGAGCCCGGCTCgacggaggcgacggcgacgtcggccccggcgcggcggagcacGTCGATGGTGATGACGGCCTCCATGGGCTCCGTCCCGTTCGCGATGGGCACCAGCACCTGCACCACGCCGGTCAGTCAGGCCAGTCAGGGAAGAAGCAGACCACACCCCCCGCCATCGCAAAACCCAAGCGGAGATGGGgggacaaaagaaaaaagaaggggAGCGAGGGGAGACGCTTGCCTTCttggcaggcggcggcgccatagCGGCCTGAGGAGACgcggacgcggaggaggcgagcgcgcgggttagggtttggaggcggcggagatgaggaggaggcacggcggcggaggaggagggggagggggttTGGAGGCGGAGAGTGGAGGCGAGTGGCCGCGTGGCCATTTTTCTCGCTGCTTCCTTCTCGCCCCTTCCACGCTTCCATTCCACCAGCGTTatcagcaattttttttaaaaaaattatagtattttaatgaaaattcGAAAACATGTGGGTGTGTAGcggaaaattgcaaaaatgtgAAACTGTCAAACGGCTGCTGGCTGACATGGGCCTCTCCGCCGgtttagggtgtgtttggttggtgggataTATATGGATAGGAGATGGCCGTTTAGATTTTCGATGCGTTTGGTTCATTGGCGAAACTGGATATGGTGGTCCAGAAAGAGAATATTCTACGAAGATGTTGGATGGGTGTATCCGGCCAAATTGGCCGGATTAGCTCATCCACCTTCGTGAACCATaatcattagtgattgtttagtgataattagcttgttttgacattaattagtaattaccaagtttaaattagtgttaattaatgatgatagatatatttaattgataatttatattaattacgataaaatgtatgatgattaatttatattattatttattagtaatttaatATGTCCATCCTATCTatcctcatccatccaaccaaacaaaaaattggatcatctcatccatctaaccaaacataaaactggATCACCATATCCCaaaaatatggatggataTATCACATCCCACCTtaaccaccaaccaaacgtTTAGTTCGATAGGTATTACTCTGGGCTCGTCACATGTACATGTCACCCACGGACAGAACGTTAGACCACCTATTGTTCATCGAACGGCCGATAGGTCCAGTCGGTTTCTACAtagtcaacaaaaataaccaatCAGCACGGGCTGAACAATAGGGTGCGATGCATCCAAAGCAACCGTGgaagagaaaataaagagaGAGGTGGAGCTCGCGTGGatgagaaggaagagaaagaaagaaaggagaggAGATGAAGAGGAGTAGCTCGGGTGCACGAAAAAGAGAATGACTGAAGGAGCataagaagaggaggaggaggaggcgcatgTGGcggaagattttttttaaatatctaaattattttctaatatgtAATTAGCCTTAGTTATTGTGTACTATTAGTATTGTAGCAGACCatgttatatttaataatatagtaaTGTTCACTGCATACTAGTTATTGATTTAGTAGTAAAAAATCTAATAGTATGtcatatgaatatttttttaataagaaaacatATGATAGAATGTGATAACAAGCAACTTATGTtgtcttattttattatgacgGTTCTTCCTGCTACTCGTGCTAGGACTCTACCAGTGCACCTTCGGCACTACCATTAGCGTCATATAGTATATAACATGGTAATCAACTTTTGGCGCTTTATTTGCAACGTGATATGCTATCTTTCATATTACCAATGCTATATAAGTCCAACAAGTCCCCACTCTCCACCTCACTATCCAACTACAATGGCTCCTAGAAAATATTTCGAAGAACACCTAGATTGGAGAAGGGATCCATGAGCTTGGCTATTGCCACCATGGAATGATAGTCTATTGTGCTTACA contains the following coding sequences:
- the LOC102701643 gene encoding protein DJ-1 homolog A, with the protein product MATRPLASTLRLQTPSPSSSAAVPPPHLRRLQTLTRALASSASASPQAAMAPPPAKKVLVPIANGTEPMEAVITIDVLRRAGADVAVASVEPGSTQVAAAWGVKLAADALLADLADAEFDLISLPGGMPGSSNLRDCKLLENMVKKHAGKGKLYAAICAAPAVALGSWGLLNGLKATCYPSFMDKLPSEVNAVESRVQIDGNCVTSRGPGTAMEYSVVLVEQLYGKEKADEVAGPMVMRPQHGVEFSMKELNSTSWNVGEAPQILVPIANGTEEMEATMIIDILRRAKTNVVVVSLEETLEIVASRKVKMVADVLFDDALKRQYDLVLLPGGLGGAQAYAKSDKLIDLIKKQAEANKLYGAICASPAIALEPHGLLKGKKATSFPAMWNKFSDQSECRNRVVVDGNLITSQGPGTSMEFSLAIVEKLFGREKALELAKTMVFM